One genomic segment of Desulforamulus reducens MI-1 includes these proteins:
- a CDS encoding VOC family protein has product MGVEDFQKSLAFYRDGLGWNLSKANNEKIAFFPLNGIVLASLYQLS; this is encoded by the coding sequence GTGGGTGTTGAGGATTTTCAAAAATCATTAGCTTTTTATAGAGACGGTTTAGGGTGGAATTTGTCTAAAGCAAATAATGAGAAAATTGCCTTTTTCCCATTAAACGGAATAGTGCTGGCATCACTTTATCAGCTTTCTTAG
- a CDS encoding GNAT family N-acetyltransferase has protein sequence MKIREAHINDAPAISKVTVDTWKTAYRGIISDEYLNNLSYEEREKGWREFPFHNSFIYVAENETQNIIGFAAAGPERTSNPVYSGELYAIYIYKDQQNKGIGSSLIRSVMKRFEQLGIYSVLVWVLSESPYRRFYERNGGYKIDSKLLEMDGFKSEVTAYGWLDIRAKF, from the coding sequence ATGAAAATCAGAGAAGCCCACATTAATGATGCGCCGGCTATTTCAAAAGTAACTGTTGATACCTGGAAAACCGCTTATCGTGGAATTATTTCTGATGAATATTTAAATAATCTATCCTATGAGGAACGAGAAAAAGGTTGGAGGGAATTTCCCTTTCACAATTCATTTATTTACGTTGCTGAAAATGAAACGCAAAATATTATTGGTTTTGCTGCTGCTGGTCCTGAAAGAACGTCAAATCCTGTTTATAGCGGAGAACTCTATGCAATTTATATTTATAAAGACCAGCAAAATAAAGGAATCGGAAGTTCCCTCATTCGTTCGGTAATGAAAAGATTTGAACAATTAGGTATATATTCAGTTTTAGTTTGGGTCTTATCCGAAAGCCCCTATAGAAGGTTTTATGAACGCAATGGAGGCTATAAAATAGACTCTAAACTACTTGAAATGGATGGCTTCAAGAGTGAAGTAACCGCCTATGGTTGGCTAGATATTAGAGCCAAATTCTAA
- a CDS encoding thioredoxin family protein translates to MDIKVLGTGCQKCKELDKLVREVVAEINVPANVEKVEDIAQIVQYGVMLTPGLVINGKVKISGRLPNKADIKKMIEEEK, encoded by the coding sequence ATGGATATCAAAGTGCTTGGAACAGGTTGCCAGAAGTGCAAGGAACTTGACAAATTGGTTAGGGAAGTGGTGGCAGAAATAAACGTACCGGCCAATGTGGAGAAGGTAGAAGACATTGCGCAAATTGTACAGTACGGTGTGATGCTGACTCCTGGACTGGTGATAAATGGCAAAGTAAAAATCTCTGGCCGACTGCCAAATAAAGCAGATATTAAAAAGATGATTGAAGAAGAAAAGTAA
- a CDS encoding metallophosphoesterase family protein yields MRFVCGCDYKDEQAMRIGEHSLLWTKEHTSEENKAWLRQLPQRLEFTAGALRFLLVHGSPRQLNEYLFVNTPEEVLSQFLTENQCDVLVCGHTHLKASQRDPEYLRWYNRQIKLVLHTWGMGYFSNPPWATSVQPAVNV; encoded by the coding sequence ATGCGGTTTGTCTGTGGTTGTGACTACAAAGATGAACAGGCCATGAGAATAGGAGAACACTCCCTCCTTTGGACGAAAGAACACACCTCTGAGGAAAACAAAGCATGGCTCCGGCAATTACCCCAGCGTTTGGAATTCACCGCTGGTGCACTAAGATTTTTGTTGGTACATGGCAGTCCCAGGCAGTTGAACGAATACCTTTTTGTAAACACCCCAGAAGAGGTCTTGTCCCAATTTCTAACTGAGAATCAGTGTGATGTACTGGTTTGCGGACATACCCACCTTAAAGCAAGCCAACGAGACCCTGAATACCTTCGGTGGTATAATCGACAAATAAAATTAGTACTCCATACCTGGGGAATGGGGTATTTTTCCAATCCTCCCTGGGCAACGTCTGTCCAGCCAGCAGTAAATGTATGA